Proteins co-encoded in one Polaromonas vacuolata genomic window:
- the tsaD gene encoding tRNA (adenosine(37)-N6)-threonylcarbamoyltransferase complex transferase subunit TsaD, which translates to MIVLGFESSCDETGVALVDAAGHAIPRLLSHALHSQIAMHQAYGGVVPELASRDHIRRALPLTEYVIKQSNLTLADVDVVAYTRGPGLAGALLVGAGVACALAAALGKPAMGVHHLEGHLLSPFLSQDPPEFPFVALLVSGGHTQLMRVDAVGSYALLGESIDDAAGEAFDKSAKLLGLPYPGGPHLAKLAEQGDAKAFNLPRPLMHSGDLNFSFSGLKTAVLTQAKKLGDQLENRKADLAASTQAAIVEVLLKKAMSAMTLTGLKRLVVAGGVGANADLRNQLNAACAKRGIRVHYPELHLCTDNGAMIALAAGMRLQAGLEALDGAYSFDVKPRWSLAELGAKSLPSAGAA; encoded by the coding sequence ATGATTGTTCTGGGATTTGAATCAAGTTGTGATGAAACCGGCGTGGCGCTGGTTGATGCCGCAGGCCATGCTATTCCGCGGCTACTCTCGCACGCGCTGCATAGCCAAATTGCCATGCACCAAGCTTATGGAGGCGTTGTGCCCGAGCTGGCTAGCCGTGACCACATACGCCGTGCATTACCACTGACCGAGTACGTTATTAAACAGTCCAACCTAACATTGGCCGATGTGGATGTGGTGGCCTACACCCGCGGCCCCGGTCTTGCTGGTGCTTTGTTAGTGGGTGCCGGCGTGGCCTGTGCGCTGGCAGCGGCTTTGGGCAAACCGGCCATGGGCGTGCATCATTTAGAAGGCCATTTGCTGTCTCCTTTTTTAAGCCAAGATCCGCCAGAGTTCCCCTTTGTGGCGTTGTTGGTCTCAGGTGGGCATACCCAGTTGATGCGTGTTGATGCGGTTGGCTCTTACGCGCTACTGGGTGAGAGCATTGACGATGCGGCGGGCGAGGCCTTTGATAAATCCGCCAAGCTGTTGGGATTGCCCTATCCGGGCGGTCCGCATTTGGCAAAACTCGCCGAGCAGGGCGATGCCAAGGCATTTAATTTACCGCGTCCTTTGATGCACAGTGGCGACCTTAATTTTTCCTTCTCAGGTTTGAAAACCGCAGTGCTCACGCAAGCGAAAAAACTCGGTGATCAGCTGGAAAACCGCAAAGCGGATTTAGCCGCTTCGACGCAAGCGGCAATTGTCGAAGTACTGCTTAAAAAAGCCATGAGCGCTATGACTTTGACGGGTCTCAAACGCTTGGTTGTCGCCGGCGGCGTGGGTGCTAATGCCGATTTGCGTAATCAGTTAAATGCCGCCTGTGCCAAGCGCGGTATACGCGTTCATTACCCAGAGCTGCATTTGTGCACAGACAACGGCGCGATGATTGCATTGGCCGCTGGTATGCGTTTGCAAGCTGGACTAGAAGCACTAGACGGCGCTTATAGTTTTGACGTTAAGCCGCGTTGGAGCTTGGCAGAACTCGGCGCCAAATCACTGCCAAGCGCTGGCGCTGCTTAA
- a CDS encoding helix-turn-helix domain-containing protein has translation MVIEKTFCTTRQAVDLLGISVGTVQFWVGSGLLSAWKTPGGHRRVMRASIDSLLYGAKDKLADLRLPTASIPIAFSVDNLSLKLATARKPSEGKRFKILMLEANSTLRLKYEAAFKKWPIAPEVMVVGNAKDGLAAFEREPADMVIADLDSTGLGCFELVSSLKQIPGNEDLCLVLVGGLTQNIFTLPKPLPLGKLLLLARKASKNKTIKVSASETVSKRLRA, from the coding sequence ATGGTTATTGAAAAAACTTTTTGCACCACTAGGCAAGCGGTTGATTTACTGGGTATATCAGTAGGTACTGTCCAGTTCTGGGTTGGCAGTGGATTGTTATCAGCTTGGAAAACACCCGGCGGTCACAGGCGAGTGATGCGCGCATCAATAGACAGTCTTTTGTATGGCGCAAAAGACAAACTCGCTGACTTACGCCTGCCCACTGCATCCATTCCTATTGCCTTTAGCGTTGACAACTTATCCTTAAAGCTTGCCACTGCGCGAAAGCCTTCTGAAGGCAAACGTTTTAAAATATTGATGCTCGAAGCCAACAGCACATTGAGACTAAAGTACGAAGCCGCATTCAAAAAATGGCCTATTGCGCCTGAGGTAATGGTTGTGGGCAATGCCAAGGATGGATTAGCCGCTTTCGAGCGTGAGCCTGCTGATATGGTGATTGCAGACCTCGACAGCACAGGCTTGGGCTGTTTTGAGTTGGTCAGCAGCCTTAAACAAATTCCGGGTAATGAAGATTTATGTTTGGTATTGGTCGGTGGTTTAACGCAAAATATTTTTACGCTGCCAAAGCCGCTGCCATTGGGGAAGCTATTACTGTTAGCGCGAAAAGCATCTAAAAATAAAACTATTAAAGTGTCTGCTTCAGAAACAGTTAGTAAGCGTCTGCGTGCTTAA
- a CDS encoding Stealth CR1 domain-containing protein has product MPTTKAKHCPTDILIDTAIDIVYLWVDGSDPVWQKKRSHAYASWIDRNPNELAVFGNTAGRYRDNGELRFNLRALEKFFPQHGHIYIVTDSQTPRWLRRRSGLSVIDHKDLLPKGQGPIFDSGNIESYLHRIKGLSERFIYMNDDVFFGAPVDTNWWFGNKPKVFLEASEVADFEHYQPGETSLVNASLLSRDWLGKKYPSYQHDARVFSHAPRPMLKSAMQELEGLAPTLFEQVRSTVFRSWRVPAIVPDLVPRWMVQMDYAEQLTLDPLHICTCDAQAEQQLMFLTTHFGKLPFFCINDTCDEALDGDLRLRRVSKTLESLLPEPCSFETAYIPKTQEQDALSQTSDCAT; this is encoded by the coding sequence ATGCCGACAACAAAAGCTAAGCACTGCCCAACTGACATTTTGATTGATACCGCCATCGACATTGTTTACCTCTGGGTGGACGGCTCAGACCCCGTTTGGCAGAAAAAACGCAGCCATGCCTACGCCAGCTGGATAGATCGCAACCCCAATGAACTCGCTGTATTTGGCAACACAGCGGGGCGTTACCGCGACAACGGTGAGCTTCGATTTAACCTACGCGCTCTAGAAAAATTCTTTCCCCAACACGGTCATATCTACATAGTCACAGACAGCCAGACGCCGCGCTGGCTGCGCCGTCGCAGTGGTTTGAGCGTGATTGACCACAAAGACTTGCTACCAAAAGGCCAAGGGCCAATCTTTGACTCGGGCAATATCGAGTCTTACCTGCACCGCATTAAAGGCTTGTCAGAGCGATTCATCTACATGAACGACGACGTCTTTTTTGGTGCACCGGTCGATACCAACTGGTGGTTTGGCAACAAACCTAAAGTTTTTTTAGAGGCCTCTGAAGTAGCGGATTTTGAGCACTACCAGCCCGGCGAGACATCGCTGGTAAACGCCTCTTTGTTATCGCGTGACTGGCTAGGTAAAAAATACCCCAGCTACCAACACGATGCCCGGGTTTTCTCACACGCACCGCGGCCCATGCTTAAAAGCGCTATGCAAGAACTTGAAGGTCTGGCACCGACATTATTTGAGCAGGTACGCTCGACCGTATTTAGGTCTTGGCGCGTGCCCGCCATCGTGCCCGATTTAGTGCCGCGCTGGATGGTCCAAATGGATTACGCCGAGCAACTCACGCTGGACCCACTGCACATCTGCACTTGTGACGCGCAGGCAGAGCAGCAACTGATGTTTCTAACTACGCACTTCGGCAAGCTGCCCTTCTTTTGCATTAACGACACTTGCGACGAAGCGCTCGACGGTGATTTGCGACTTCGGCGCGTGAGTAAAACGCTAGAGAGTTTGCTGCCTGAACCCTGCTCATTTGAAACCGCTTACATACCCAAAACGCAAGAACAAGACGCGCTGAGCCAGACCAGCGACTGCGCAACATAG
- a CDS encoding MFS transporter, producing the protein MTGYFRSFLKSGHSPTLFAAFLYFSFSCCIWVLNGAMAPFISETFNLTPAEKGLMLSIPIMAGALMRFPLGLLSQYIGRKKATLVEMAMIAVAMLFGFFFVQSFNDLLAMGVLLGIAGASFGVALSLGSGSFPARHKGMAMGLVGAGNVGTALSVLIAPPLAQAFGWVAVYGLAAIAISIPMLVMIVFAKEPDDLNEHASFKEHIACLFEKDGWAFSLIYAVTFGGFIGLATFLPTYYYDQFAVSKIQAGQLTMLAAFMGAALRVFGGWISDRWGGINTLTVVLLTIAGSLLACSFAGESLTATTLLVMLCFSALGAGNGALFQLVPLRWPAATAVAGSMIGEIGALGGGLVPATMGLSKQYAGSFAWGFVLFACLALLMLLMLRKMQQRWTRTWAEKGGRARVAASHTSAAPAKVPTPVVTATGRI; encoded by the coding sequence ATGACCGGATACTTCCGTAGCTTTCTCAAAAGCGGCCATTCCCCGACTTTGTTCGCAGCATTTCTTTATTTCTCATTTTCTTGCTGCATCTGGGTGCTCAATGGCGCAATGGCGCCCTTCATCTCAGAGACCTTTAATCTGACACCAGCCGAAAAAGGCTTGATGTTGTCAATTCCAATAATGGCCGGCGCTTTGATGCGCTTTCCACTCGGTCTGCTGTCGCAATACATAGGCCGTAAAAAGGCTACGCTGGTCGAAATGGCCATGATTGCAGTGGCCATGCTGTTCGGCTTTTTCTTCGTCCAAAGCTTTAACGACTTGCTCGCCATGGGCGTTTTGCTAGGTATTGCCGGCGCAAGTTTTGGCGTAGCACTGTCACTCGGATCGGGATCATTTCCAGCGCGACACAAAGGCATGGCCATGGGACTAGTTGGTGCGGGCAATGTAGGCACGGCACTCTCAGTACTAATTGCGCCGCCTTTGGCTCAAGCTTTTGGTTGGGTAGCAGTCTATGGACTGGCAGCAATCGCCATCAGCATCCCCATGCTGGTGATGATTGTGTTTGCGAAAGAACCTGACGATTTAAATGAACACGCCAGCTTTAAAGAACACATTGCCTGCTTGTTTGAAAAAGACGGCTGGGCCTTTAGCCTAATTTACGCCGTGACCTTTGGCGGCTTTATAGGCTTGGCAACTTTTCTGCCGACCTACTATTACGACCAGTTTGCAGTCAGCAAAATACAAGCCGGCCAACTCACTATGTTGGCCGCATTCATGGGCGCGGCACTCAGAGTTTTTGGCGGTTGGATTTCAGACCGCTGGGGCGGCATCAACACTTTAACCGTGGTGCTGCTCACGATTGCCGGCAGCTTATTAGCTTGCAGTTTTGCTGGCGAATCATTGACCGCCACTACCTTGTTGGTGATGCTGTGCTTTTCAGCATTGGGTGCGGGCAATGGCGCGCTGTTTCAACTCGTGCCCTTGCGCTGGCCAGCCGCAACGGCAGTGGCCGGCTCCATGATTGGTGAGATTGGTGCGTTAGGCGGCGGCTTGGTACCAGCGACTATGGGTTTGTCAAAGCAATATGCCGGCAGCTTCGCTTGGGGGTTTGTGCTGTTTGCTTGCCTCGCCCTGTTGATGCTGCTGATGCTACGCAAAATGCAACAACGCTGGACTCGCACTTGGGCAGAAAAAGGCGGACGCGCGCGCGTTGCTGCGAGTCATACAAGTGCAGCACCAGCAAAAGTTCCAACACCAGTAGTTACCGCCACAGGTCGAATCTAA
- a CDS encoding DUF4214 domain-containing protein, with protein sequence MANTKPTLSDAGLWQPVTDKNYLSSSYNGTVVANHTLIPIGNLGQYGLLVNGWAFTGSPPAFSSTVPVSLALFTPSALGTVTVNTAAYITDPVNNGSQSLIVADFNGDGKPDIFLAPYNETPWIAMPSTAYLSNADGGFTKVRLTDKLIAHDAQLVSVNGKPTVVTATYQTGKSGDYSPSYTFSDGRFFQNLSSALTTPNGGSSITAGNIGPNGELEIVVGDIAVNYNAATNHAEAMNIQVFSGAQSQSSPLQIITPYLSTLPQYKDFVSLSGPGTTHTYRLWTDDVNHDGKPDVLAGESMWSASSSKFPSALQILINKGDGTFKDATAALNPDMNLNVSEMDYNPSFIDIDHSGIKTYLFAGSTSWNAPSRQADYVLLNDGTGRLYVAMHDQFKTLAASVYSYLGMTFNSTSTPPVFIAVPQSDGSLNFVAEVHSAIKDTALDAYTTVYEYVNVLSQYNPTNDFLESVVVSDRNNSMLMRTWAGNDTFYDTNANVKPAHIDGGLGMNTSVYSHNMSSYTISRGNEGSVTVTGNGIADTLVNIQALRFSDKASNLQIQAQAEAAPAADVTRLIELYVAFFNRVPDADGLSYWIANKVSGQSITQIADAFYSAGVQYSSLTGFTSTMSNNDFVNVIYKNVLGRKDGADAEGLAFWTVKLSNGSASKGSLVSNILDSAHTFKGDTNYGYVADLLDNKIAVSKAVAIDYGLNYNSANESVSKGMAIAAAITSIDTAVALTLTGLSVADLHLL encoded by the coding sequence ATGGCAAACACAAAACCAACGCTGTCCGATGCTGGACTTTGGCAACCAGTTACCGATAAAAACTATCTTTCATCTTCCTACAATGGAACGGTCGTAGCTAATCACACCTTAATTCCAATTGGAAATTTAGGCCAATATGGATTACTCGTTAATGGTTGGGCATTTACAGGTTCGCCGCCTGCATTTTCATCAACTGTTCCAGTATCTTTAGCGTTGTTTACGCCTTCTGCACTAGGTACGGTAACAGTCAATACGGCCGCATATATTACAGACCCCGTTAACAACGGCAGTCAGTCGTTAATCGTTGCGGACTTTAATGGTGATGGGAAACCAGACATATTCTTAGCGCCCTACAACGAGACCCCGTGGATTGCAATGCCCAGTACTGCGTACTTGTCAAACGCCGATGGTGGGTTTACCAAGGTCAGATTGACAGATAAATTGATAGCCCACGACGCGCAATTGGTGTCGGTTAATGGGAAACCTACCGTTGTCACCGCTACCTATCAAACGGGAAAAAGTGGGGATTACAGTCCAAGCTACACATTTTCAGATGGTCGATTTTTTCAAAATCTCAGTTCAGCCCTGACTACACCTAACGGCGGATCCTCAATCACGGCAGGAAACATCGGTCCTAATGGAGAGCTTGAGATTGTTGTTGGTGACATTGCCGTTAATTACAACGCGGCAACGAACCACGCAGAGGCTATGAATATACAGGTCTTTTCAGGGGCACAATCTCAGTCAAGTCCGTTACAGATCATCACGCCATACCTCTCAACACTGCCTCAATACAAAGATTTTGTTAGTCTTTCGGGGCCTGGTACAACTCATACGTATCGGCTATGGACGGACGATGTGAACCACGATGGCAAGCCAGACGTTCTCGCAGGCGAATCCATGTGGAGTGCTTCGAGTTCGAAGTTCCCATCAGCACTCCAAATTCTCATCAATAAAGGAGACGGTACGTTTAAAGATGCAACTGCCGCATTAAATCCAGACATGAATCTCAATGTCTCCGAAATGGATTACAACCCAAGCTTCATCGACATTGATCACAGCGGCATAAAAACATATCTCTTTGCTGGCAGCACTAGCTGGAATGCGCCATCGCGACAAGCGGATTATGTTTTATTAAATGATGGGACCGGGCGCTTATATGTCGCAATGCACGATCAATTTAAAACCCTTGCTGCATCGGTATATTCTTACTTAGGAATGACTTTTAATTCCACGTCAACACCGCCAGTCTTTATTGCAGTTCCACAAAGTGACGGCTCTTTAAACTTTGTGGCGGAAGTTCATTCGGCAATAAAAGACACTGCGCTCGATGCTTATACGACTGTCTACGAATACGTTAACGTTTTGTCCCAATACAACCCAACAAACGATTTTTTAGAAAGTGTTGTCGTTTCAGATCGCAACAACTCCATGTTGATGCGAACATGGGCCGGTAATGATACGTTTTACGATACCAACGCAAACGTAAAACCAGCACATATAGACGGTGGACTAGGCATGAACACAAGCGTTTATAGCCACAACATGAGCAGTTACACCATCTCACGCGGTAATGAGGGAAGCGTGACGGTAACTGGTAATGGTATTGCCGACACGCTTGTGAACATTCAAGCTCTGCGTTTTTCCGACAAAGCCAGCAACCTACAAATACAAGCTCAAGCTGAGGCAGCGCCAGCCGCCGACGTCACCCGATTGATTGAACTTTACGTCGCATTTTTCAACCGCGTACCCGATGCCGACGGTCTTTCTTATTGGATAGCAAATAAAGTAAGTGGACAAAGTATTACCCAAATTGCCGATGCTTTCTATAGCGCTGGTGTGCAGTACAGCAGTCTTACCGGCTTTACCAGCACCATGAGCAATAATGACTTTGTCAACGTCATCTACAAAAACGTTTTGGGTAGAAAAGACGGCGCCGATGCAGAAGGGCTAGCCTTCTGGACGGTCAAGCTTTCTAACGGTAGCGCATCAAAAGGCTCGTTGGTTTCTAACATCTTAGACTCAGCTCACACCTTCAAAGGCGATACGAATTACGGTTACGTAGCTGATCTCCTGGACAACAAGATAGCCGTTTCCAAAGCTGTAGCTATTGACTACGGACTTAACTACAACAGCGCTAATGAATCAGTGAGCAAAGGTATGGCAATCGCAGCGGCAATTACAAGCATTGATACAGCGGTGGCGCTGACACTCACAGGCTTGAGTGTGGCGGATTTACATTTACTTTAA
- a CDS encoding IS30 family transposase produces MIYTHLTRDERYQIAILVKANFNQSEIAKMMDRDKSSISRELRRNRGLRGYRPKQANDKAQERRLACANSPRVADSTWAVVEEKLAEAWSPEQISGHLEASHQPGVSYESIYQYIYADKRAGGTLHKTLRCQKTRKKRSSGRERRGTISHQVSIELRPDIVLERARFGDWEADLVIGAGQKQALVTINERVSRYSIIFHVPFKTAQAVGDALITLLKPFAHCVHTLTTDNGKEFAQHERIASALSADFFFAHPYASWERGANENMNGLIRQFFPKGMRFNCITDDDIALAMHRLNHRPRKCLGYRTPHQVFMEQLESYQHTVALQA; encoded by the coding sequence ATGATTTACACACACCTCACCCGTGACGAACGTTACCAGATTGCAATCCTCGTCAAAGCAAACTTCAATCAAAGTGAAATTGCAAAAATGATGGACCGTGATAAATCGAGCATCAGCCGTGAGTTGCGTCGTAACCGCGGTCTACGAGGCTATCGCCCTAAGCAGGCAAATGACAAAGCCCAAGAACGTAGACTTGCCTGCGCCAATAGTCCTAGAGTTGCTGACTCGACATGGGCTGTAGTGGAGGAAAAGTTGGCTGAGGCTTGGAGCCCCGAGCAAATCAGCGGCCACCTCGAAGCTAGCCACCAACCCGGTGTTAGCTATGAGAGCATTTACCAGTACATCTACGCTGACAAACGCGCGGGCGGCACCTTGCATAAAACACTGCGTTGCCAGAAGACGCGAAAAAAACGCAGCAGTGGCCGTGAACGGCGCGGCACCATCTCTCACCAGGTCTCAATAGAACTGCGACCCGACATCGTGCTTGAGCGTGCGCGCTTTGGCGACTGGGAGGCTGATCTGGTGATTGGTGCCGGGCAGAAGCAAGCACTAGTGACGATTAATGAGCGTGTCTCTCGCTATTCAATAATTTTCCACGTGCCATTCAAAACAGCGCAAGCCGTAGGGGACGCGTTAATCACTTTACTCAAACCGTTCGCTCATTGCGTGCACACTCTCACGACTGATAACGGCAAGGAATTTGCCCAGCATGAACGAATAGCTTCTGCGCTGAGTGCAGATTTCTTTTTCGCCCATCCATACGCCTCGTGGGAGCGTGGGGCGAACGAGAATATGAACGGTTTGATTCGCCAGTTTTTCCCAAAGGGGATGCGCTTTAATTGCATCACCGACGATGACATTGCTTTAGCGATGCACAGGCTCAATCATCGTCCTAGAAAATGTTTAGGGTATCGAACGCCGCATCAGGTTTTTATGGAACAGTTAGAGTCCTATCAGCATACGGTTGCACTTCAAGCTTGA
- a CDS encoding type II secretion system protein, whose amino-acid sequence MVPSNRLSGLNNHRLGRPCANTPSKGFTLIELLIVLAIVSVLLTLVSPLYVKKIEASKETVLRENLRLTRDVIDKFYADLGRYPDSLNELIEKNYLRDLPVDPIAESSTAWQIIDVPIGFKGRVYDLKSGAQGADRNGKPYAQW is encoded by the coding sequence ATTGTTCCAAGCAATCGCCTTAGTGGTCTAAATAATCACCGCCTTGGAAGGCCTTGCGCAAACACCCCTAGCAAAGGCTTTACGTTGATTGAACTTTTAATTGTGCTGGCGATTGTTTCTGTTTTGCTGACTTTGGTGTCCCCCCTTTATGTCAAAAAAATAGAAGCGTCTAAGGAGACTGTGCTGCGCGAGAATCTTCGCCTGACCCGGGATGTGATTGACAAGTTTTATGCTGATCTTGGGCGCTATCCAGACAGTCTCAATGAGTTGATAGAAAAAAATTATTTACGCGATTTACCGGTTGACCCTATCGCTGAGTCATCGACTGCATGGCAAATCATTGATGTTCCCATTGGCTTTAAAGGCCGGGTTTATGACCTTAAAAGTGGTGCGCAAGGCGCGGATAGAAATGGCAAACCCTATGCGCAATGGTGA
- a CDS encoding type II secretion system protein: MLFSSNLASSSTLRASRGFTLLELLVTLAILASLSVIVVPVAQVQVQRSKQQQLRLALAQVRTAIDAYKKAADEGRFARDIGSTAYPKTLQILVDGVDDQRDPKRRKLFFLRRIPRDPFNEDSDLPDAETWGLRAYASEASNPLEGVDVYDIFSKSPLTGLNGIALKRW, encoded by the coding sequence ATGCTATTTTCTTCAAACCTTGCGTCTTCAAGCACGCTACGCGCTTCGCGTGGTTTTACTTTGCTTGAGCTTTTGGTCACCTTGGCAATTCTGGCTAGCTTGTCCGTCATAGTGGTTCCGGTTGCCCAGGTTCAGGTGCAACGTAGTAAACAGCAGCAATTACGCCTTGCATTAGCTCAGGTGCGTACGGCAATTGATGCGTATAAAAAAGCCGCTGATGAAGGAAGGTTTGCGCGTGATATCGGTAGCACGGCTTACCCTAAAACCTTGCAGATCTTGGTTGATGGGGTGGACGATCAGCGCGACCCAAAACGCCGCAAACTTTTTTTTCTACGCCGAATCCCGCGTGATCCTTTTAATGAAGATTCTGATCTTCCAGATGCTGAAACTTGGGGCTTGCGCGCTTATGCATCAGAAGCCAGCAATCCTTTAGAGGGTGTCGATGTTTACGATATTTTTAGTAAATCGCCCTTAACCGGTCTTAATGGCATTGCTCTGAAACGCTGGTAA
- a CDS encoding cohesin domain-containing protein — MDVGLKLDVEPTVSVDGEIAIKISLEVSNIISQIQTKSGSIAYQIGTRTAQTMLRLKDGENQVLAGLINSEDRRTGNKVPGFGDIPMVGRLFGQQTDDNTKTEIVLSITPRILRNLQKPVESNLEFDSGTESNLASLALSSQFDFVKVVPTGSTASDVSALKTSAQSLPVKDNVAPAASQAPVLSWQGPAELKVGDTAAISLVMQSSVPVVSLPLTLDFDAKSLQIVSVIEGDFLKQGAVETSFTSRIDPSGQLFMTNSRSAETGASGAGVVATVNFKVIALPAQSQQSTPSEQSTQSTQLPVFKVLSMAPLALGGKALAASALPPPLYSLRIKP, encoded by the coding sequence GTGGATGTGGGTTTAAAGCTCGATGTCGAGCCTACCGTTTCTGTCGACGGTGAAATTGCGATAAAAATTTCTCTGGAAGTGAGCAACATCATCAGCCAGATACAAACCAAATCTGGTTCAATTGCCTATCAAATTGGAACCCGTACAGCACAAACTATGTTGCGCCTAAAGGACGGTGAGAACCAAGTACTTGCAGGGCTTATTAACAGCGAAGACAGGCGCACAGGCAATAAAGTGCCTGGCTTTGGCGACATTCCCATGGTGGGGCGTTTGTTTGGTCAGCAAACTGATGACAACACCAAAACTGAAATCGTACTGTCCATCACACCGCGTATTTTGCGCAACCTGCAAAAGCCGGTGGAATCTAATCTTGAGTTTGATTCTGGTACCGAGTCCAATCTTGCAAGCTTGGCATTGTCTTCGCAATTTGATTTTGTCAAAGTCGTGCCTACCGGATCTACTGCATCTGACGTATCGGCGCTTAAAACATCGGCGCAATCTTTACCCGTTAAAGACAATGTTGCTCCAGCAGCCAGTCAAGCCCCGGTACTTTCTTGGCAAGGCCCGGCAGAGCTCAAAGTGGGTGACACGGCTGCAATAAGTCTGGTGATGCAGTCAAGTGTGCCCGTGGTCAGCCTGCCTTTGACTTTGGATTTTGATGCTAAGAGTCTTCAAATTGTTTCAGTGATTGAGGGTGACTTTTTAAAGCAAGGCGCTGTAGAGACCAGTTTTACCAGTCGCATTGATCCAAGCGGGCAGCTGTTTATGACCAATTCGCGTAGCGCCGAGACTGGCGCTAGCGGTGCTGGCGTAGTGGCAACTGTCAATTTCAAAGTGATTGCTTTGCCGGCTCAATCGCAACAATCCACGCCGTCCGAACAATCCACGCAATCAACTCAATTACCGGTTTTTAAGGTCTTGTCGATGGCACCTCTGGCGCTTGGTGGTAAAGCGCTTGCGGCCTCAGCGCTACCGCCACCGCTTTATTCGCTGCGCATCAAGCCGTGA
- a CDS encoding secretin N-terminal domain-containing protein: MIVSCWRFASVCVLGFCIVLLQACANGQSAYREGLKLASNAQSNAALTQFEQAIKQDPESAQYRIAAIQTREILLTDALSAASQSVAAERYDDARTFYQKALIYQPNNTKALDGIDSIIVLSRHAAWLSAAQLASDKKEMTESENLLRMLLAEDPKNKKAIALMEAIGMVKQKTSVSNSLAEAYRKPISIEFKDAALKTVFEVISRTSGLNFIFDKDVKTDQKASVFLKNSTIESVVNLTLLTNQLEQRVLSGNTVLIYPNTQAKQKDYQALVVKTFYLAHGEAKAVANSIKTILKTKDIVVDEKLNMLIVRDTPDAIRLATKLVAVHDIADSEVMLEVEILEVKRTRLLDLGIRWPDQLSLSPISATNGSLSLADLKYLNSETLSASFGATTINAKKIDTDANILANPRIRVRNREKAKILIGERVPNITSTFTATGFIGESRIQV, translated from the coding sequence ATGATTGTTTCTTGCTGGCGTTTTGCGTCTGTATGCGTGCTCGGGTTTTGTATTGTTCTTTTGCAAGCCTGTGCCAACGGCCAGAGCGCGTACCGAGAGGGTTTAAAACTCGCGTCCAATGCACAAAGCAATGCCGCTTTAACGCAATTTGAACAAGCCATCAAGCAAGACCCTGAATCTGCGCAATACCGAATTGCTGCAATTCAAACCCGTGAGATATTGCTGACTGATGCACTCAGCGCTGCCAGCCAATCCGTTGCCGCTGAACGCTATGACGATGCGCGCACGTTTTATCAAAAAGCACTCATCTACCAGCCCAACAATACCAAAGCGCTTGACGGCATAGATTCGATTATTGTTTTATCTCGCCATGCTGCCTGGCTGAGCGCTGCACAATTAGCCAGCGATAAAAAAGAAATGACTGAAAGTGAAAATTTGCTTCGCATGCTTTTGGCCGAAGACCCTAAAAATAAAAAAGCCATCGCCCTTATGGAAGCGATTGGTATGGTGAAACAAAAAACTAGCGTGAGCAATTCGCTTGCAGAAGCGTACCGAAAACCCATCAGCATTGAATTTAAGGATGCAGCCTTAAAGACAGTGTTTGAGGTGATTTCCAGAACCTCTGGCTTGAATTTTATTTTTGATAAAGACGTTAAGACAGATCAAAAAGCCTCTGTTTTTCTCAAAAACTCAACGATTGAATCGGTGGTCAACCTTACCTTGCTCACAAACCAATTAGAGCAGCGCGTGCTAAGCGGTAATACCGTCCTGATTTACCCCAACACACAGGCAAAACAAAAAGACTATCAAGCTTTGGTTGTGAAGACTTTTTACTTGGCCCATGGTGAGGCTAAAGCGGTTGCCAACAGCATCAAAACTATTTTAAAAACCAAGGATATTGTGGTTGACGAAAAACTCAATATGCTGATTGTGAGGGACACACCAGACGCTATTCGGTTAGCGACTAAGTTAGTTGCTGTGCACGATATTGCTGATTCTGAAGTCATGCTGGAAGTTGAGATATTAGAAGTCAAACGCACGCGTTTGCTCGACTTGGGTATTCGTTGGCCAGACCAGCTCAGCCTTAGCCCGATAAGCGCCACAAACGGTTCGCTTTCTCTTGCAGACTTAAAGTATCTCAACTCAGAAACGCTTAGCGCAAGCTTCGGCGCTACAACTATCAATGCGAAAAAAATTGACACCGATGCAAATATTTTGGCCAATCCGCGCATACGTGTGCGCAATCGTGAGAAGGCAAAAATTCTGATTGGTGAGCGCGTCCCCAACATTACTTCTACATTTACAGCCACGGGTTTTATCGGTGAGTCGCGGATTCAAGTCTGA